A genomic region of Zalophus californianus isolate mZalCal1 chromosome 1, mZalCal1.pri.v2, whole genome shotgun sequence contains the following coding sequences:
- the EPOR gene encoding erythropoietin receptor isoform X2, translating to MDHLWAYLWAYLWPGVGSLCLLLAGAAWASPPKPLDPKFESKAALLAARGPEELLCFTERLEDLVCFWEEAASAGIGPDSYSFFYQLEGEPWKPCSLHQAPTARGAVRFWCSLPTADTSSFVPLELRVTAVSSGAPRYHRIIHINEVVLLDPPAELLARRADEGGHVVLRWLPPPGAPVASLIRYEVNISSGNVAGGAQKVEILDGRTECVLSNLRGGTRYTFMVRARMAEPSFGGFWSAWSEPASLLTASDLDPLILTLSLILVLILMLLAVLALLSHRRTLKQKIWPGIPSPESEFEGLFTTHKGNFQRTHPPPWKSSLSAAGGRHRLWSQGQRMRDPCWSQWAVNIPRTPTWCWTSGCCPRTHPVRISHSLMAVWT from the exons ATGGATCACCTCTGGGCGTACCTCTGGGCGTACCTCTGGCCTGGAGtcggctctctctgtctcttgctcgCTGGGGCCGCCTGGGCTTCCCCACCCAAACCCCTGGACCCCAAGTTTGAAAGTAAAG CGGCCCTGCTGGCTGCCCGCGGGCCCGAAGAGCTTCTGTGCTTCACCGAACGGTTGGAGGACTTGGTGTGTTTCTGGGAGGAAGCGGCAAGCGCCGGGATCGGCCCCGACAGCTACAGCTTCTTCTACCAGCTCGA GGGTGAGCCATGGAAGCCATGCAGCCTGCACCAGGCGCCCACGGCTCGCGGCGCTGTGCGTTTCTGGTGCTCGTTGCCCACGGCCGACACGTCGAGCTTCGTGCCCTTAGAGTTGCGCGTCACAGCGGTATCCTCGGGCGCTCCACGCTATCACCGTATCATCCACATCAACGAAGTGG TGCTCCTGGACCCCCCAGCGGAGCTGCTGGCGCGGCGGGCCGACGAGGGCGGCCACGTGGTACTGCGTTGGCTCCCGCCTCCTGGGGCCCCCGTGGCCAGCCTCATCCGCTACGAAGTGAACATCTCCTCTGGCAACGTCGCGGGGGGCGCACAGAAG gtgGAGATCCTGGACGGCCGCACTGAGTGCGTGCTGAGCAACCTTCGGGGCGGAACGCGTTACACCTTCATGGTACGCGCGCGTATGGCCGAGCCGAGCTTCGGTGGCTTCTGGAGCGCCTGGTCCGAGCCTGCGTCGCTGCTGACAGCTAGTG acTTGGACCCCCTCATCCTGACGCTCTCCCTCATCCTCGTGCTCATCCTGATGCTGCTGGCCGTGCTCGCCCTGCTCTCCCACCGCAG GACTCTGAAGCAGAAGATCTGGCCTGGCATCCCAAGCCCTGAGAGTGAGTTTGAGGGCCTCTTCACCACCCACAAGGGTAACTTCCAG AGGACCCACCCGCCCCCCTGGAAGTCCTCTCTGAGCGCTGCTGGGGGGCGACACAGGCTGTGGAGCcaggggcagaggatgagggacCCCTGCTGGAGCCAGTGGGCAGTGAACATACCCAGGACACCTACCTGGTGCTGGACAAGTGGTTGCTGCCCCAGAACCCACCCAGTGAGGATCTCCCACAGCCTGATGGCGGTTTGGACATAG
- the EPOR gene encoding erythropoietin receptor isoform X3 produces MDHLWAYLWAYLWPGVGSLCLLLAGAAWASPPKPLDPKFESKAALLAARGPEELLCFTERLEDLVCFWEEAASAGIGPDSYSFFYQLEGEPWKPCSLHQAPTARGAVRFWCSLPTADTSSFVPLELRVTAVSSGAPRYHRIIHINEVVLLDPPAELLARRADEGGHVVLRWLPPPGAPVASLIRYEVNISSGNVAGGAQKVEILDGRTECVLSNLRGGTRYTFMVRARMAEPSFGGFWSAWSEPASLLTASDLDPLILTLSLILVLILMLLAVLALLSHRRTLKQKIWPGIPSPESEFEGLFTTHKGNFQAIGAAEKGLELRLKFWIWQPE; encoded by the exons ATGGATCACCTCTGGGCGTACCTCTGGGCGTACCTCTGGCCTGGAGtcggctctctctgtctcttgctcgCTGGGGCCGCCTGGGCTTCCCCACCCAAACCCCTGGACCCCAAGTTTGAAAGTAAAG CGGCCCTGCTGGCTGCCCGCGGGCCCGAAGAGCTTCTGTGCTTCACCGAACGGTTGGAGGACTTGGTGTGTTTCTGGGAGGAAGCGGCAAGCGCCGGGATCGGCCCCGACAGCTACAGCTTCTTCTACCAGCTCGA GGGTGAGCCATGGAAGCCATGCAGCCTGCACCAGGCGCCCACGGCTCGCGGCGCTGTGCGTTTCTGGTGCTCGTTGCCCACGGCCGACACGTCGAGCTTCGTGCCCTTAGAGTTGCGCGTCACAGCGGTATCCTCGGGCGCTCCACGCTATCACCGTATCATCCACATCAACGAAGTGG TGCTCCTGGACCCCCCAGCGGAGCTGCTGGCGCGGCGGGCCGACGAGGGCGGCCACGTGGTACTGCGTTGGCTCCCGCCTCCTGGGGCCCCCGTGGCCAGCCTCATCCGCTACGAAGTGAACATCTCCTCTGGCAACGTCGCGGGGGGCGCACAGAAG gtgGAGATCCTGGACGGCCGCACTGAGTGCGTGCTGAGCAACCTTCGGGGCGGAACGCGTTACACCTTCATGGTACGCGCGCGTATGGCCGAGCCGAGCTTCGGTGGCTTCTGGAGCGCCTGGTCCGAGCCTGCGTCGCTGCTGACAGCTAGTG acTTGGACCCCCTCATCCTGACGCTCTCCCTCATCCTCGTGCTCATCCTGATGCTGCTGGCCGTGCTCGCCCTGCTCTCCCACCGCAG GACTCTGAAGCAGAAGATCTGGCCTGGCATCCCAAGCCCTGAGAGTGAGTTTGAGGGCCTCTTCACCACCCACAAGGGTAACTTCCAG